The sequence below is a genomic window from Haloferax mediterranei ATCC 33500.
GCCATCCACCCTCGACAGCTACCAGTAATCAACGACATGTTCACACCAACAGCCGAGGAAGCCGAGGAAGCAGCGCGCTTCGTCGATGCGTTCGACGCTGCCGACCGCGACTCGATTGTCGTAGACGGTGTCTTCCTCGACACGGCAATCGTCGAACAGTACCGGACAGTCCTCACCCGCCACGAGGAGGTGACAGCATGAGCGACTTCCGGAGATTCCTCCTCAAACGGCTGGCCATCTCGATGGCTCTCACGCTCGTTGCGGTGTCGATTATCTTCGTCGTTCTCCGACTCCTTCCGGGGAGTCCGTTTGAGGCGCTCATCACCGCCGGAAACCTCAACCAAGAACAAATTGAGGAGATACGGAGCCTCTACGGACTAAACAAACCGCTCTTACAACAGTACCTCGCGTACCTCCAGAGCATCCTCTCGTTCCAGTTCGGTTACTCCATCCTGCGGAGTCAACCGGTCTGGGAGATTCTGCGCCCCAAGCTGTTCAACACGCTCGTCCTGCTCGTTCCGGCGCTCGTCACGACGGCCGTGGTTAGCTCGCTGGCGGGAATGTACGCCGGGTGGAACCGCGGGAGCTACTTCGAGAAAGTAAGCATCATCACGACGACGTTCCTGCGGTCGACGCCGGTGTTCATCACGGCGATTATCTTCGTCATCGTGTTCTCGTACACGCTCGGACTCGTACCGGCGTTCGGGATGCGCGAAATCACCGCCTCCCCCGACGGGCTACTGGAGACCTACCTCTCGGTGGACTTCCTCTACCACTACATCCTCCCGTTTACCGTCGCCGTGCTGTACTACAGTGGCGACTTCCTGTTGCTGGCCAGAAACGGGGTTATCGAGAAGAAGGGCTCGGAGTTCCTCAAACTCCATCGCGCAAAGGGACTGACGGAGATGGAGCAACTCGCCCGTGCGGGGCGGAACTCGATGCTCCCTATCCTGACGTACTTCGCGCTCCGTCTCGGGATGATCTTTCAGGGGCTCATCCTGCTCGAGGTCGTCTTCGCGTGGCCGGGTATCGGCCGCGAACTCGTCCTCGCCATCCAACAGCAGGACTACCCGCTCGTGCAGGCGGCCGTCTTCATCATGGCCCTCGCGGTCATCCTCGCCAACCTGGCTGCTGACGTGCTGTACGCGTACTTCGACCCGACGGTCTCGGCAAGCGGAGGTGAGTCGCTATGAGCACTGACGCAATGAACGGGGCGGTCGTATTCGAGCGCCTCGACCACTGGAAGCACGTCCTCGTAGACCAGCTTAGGTTCCTCCGCCGGGACAGACTCGCATTCGTCGGGGTCGTTATCGTCGCGGGGTTCCTCTTCCTGGGACTCTTCGGGCCGATGCTCGCACCCCACGACCCCATCGAACACGACATGGTGAACGCTGACGGGGCCATCATGCGCCTCGCGTCACCCAGCGCTGACGCACCGTTCGGAACGACCGCGTTCGGGAAGGACGTGTTCAGTCAGTTCCTCGCTGGTGCCAGACCGACGCTCATCGTCGGGCTGTTTGGCGGCCTCGGGACGGGGATTATCGGCTTCCTCGTCGGCCTCGTGAGTGGCTACTACGGTGGCTGGGTCGACGAGGTGCTGATGCGCATGACGGACTTGACGTTCTCGCTTCCGTTCATGCCGATGGCGCTGCTGTTGTTGACGTTCGTCACACCCAGCATCTGGCTTATCACCCTCATCATCGCGGGCTTCCTCTGGAAGATGCCGGCACGCGTCGTTCGGTCAGAGGTGCTTTCGGTGCGTGAACGGACCTTTGTCAAGTCAGCCCGGGCCAGCGGGGCGAGCGACCTGCGGACGATGTTGTTGCACGTCGGTCCGAACGTCCTCCCCATCGGGTTCCTCTACACGGCATACGGTGTCGCGTGGGCCATCGCGGCACAGGCGAGTCTCGCGTTCCTCGGCTTCGGTGATCCGACGATGACCAGTTGGGGACGAATGCTCCGCCAGGTGTTCGAGTCGGGGAACATGCGCATCGCCTGGTGGTGGGTGTTCCCGCCAGCAATCGGTATCGCGGCGATTACCACCTCGGTGTTCCTCATCGGCCGCGCCTATGAGGAAGTCATCAACCCGGAGATTCAGACCGAACAATGACATTACTCGATATAACAGACCTCAAGGTCACGTACAGTACGAAAAACGGGAAGGTACACGCAGTGAACGACGTGTCCTTTTCCATCGGTGAAGGCGTCAACTATGGACTCGCCGGCGAATCCGGGTCCGGAAAGTCGACGATAGCCGAGGCCTTGCTCGGGTTGCTCCCGGACAACGGCCAGATCGAGAGCGGTGAAGTCCTGTTTAAGGGACAGGACCTGACGACGCTCAGTCCCTCGGAACGTCGTGATATCCTCTGGGAGGATATCGCGTATATCCCCCAGAGTGCGATGGACGCGTTGGACCCCGTGATGTCCACGGGGGCACAGATCCGCCAGGCAATCCAGAAGCATCGGAACGTCTCGAAGGCGAAGGCCCGCGAACGCGTGAGGGAGTTGTACGATATCGTCGGGTTAGACCCGAACCGTATCGACGACTATCCACACGAGTTCTCCGGCGGGATGCGTCAGCGCGTCACCATCGCGATGGCACTCGCACTCGAACCAGACCTCATCATCGCCGACGAACCCACCACGGGGTTGGACGTTATCGTCCAGGACAAGATTGTCGACAAAATCCTCGAGATTCAAGAGCGGATGGATAGCTCGCTCTTGCTCATCACTCACGAGATCGGCGTCATCGCGGAGACGTGTGACGACCTCTCTATCCTCTACGGTGGGAAGGTGATGGAACAGGGGAGCGTTGACAACGTCCTCATCAATCCGACGAACCCCTACACGATGGGACTCAAGAACTCCTTCCCGGAAATCGAAGACGGCGGTGACCCTGTCTCGATTCCGGGCTCACCGCCAAATCTCAGCCAAGAACCATCGGCCTGCGTGTTCAAGGACCGCTGTCCGTTCTCCACGGCGGAGTGTGAACAGTCCCATCCCGACCTTGTTGATCTCCCCAACCGGAATCACCAATCAGCCTGCCACCACGTGAAAAAGGCGGCTCAG
It includes:
- a CDS encoding ABC transporter permease — translated: MSDFRRFLLKRLAISMALTLVAVSIIFVVLRLLPGSPFEALITAGNLNQEQIEEIRSLYGLNKPLLQQYLAYLQSILSFQFGYSILRSQPVWEILRPKLFNTLVLLVPALVTTAVVSSLAGMYAGWNRGSYFEKVSIITTTFLRSTPVFITAIIFVIVFSYTLGLVPAFGMREITASPDGLLETYLSVDFLYHYILPFTVAVLYYSGDFLLLARNGVIEKKGSEFLKLHRAKGLTEMEQLARAGRNSMLPILTYFALRLGMIFQGLILLEVVFAWPGIGRELVLAIQQQDYPLVQAAVFIMALAVILANLAADVLYAYFDPTVSASGGESL
- a CDS encoding ABC transporter permease; translated protein: MNGAVVFERLDHWKHVLVDQLRFLRRDRLAFVGVVIVAGFLFLGLFGPMLAPHDPIEHDMVNADGAIMRLASPSADAPFGTTAFGKDVFSQFLAGARPTLIVGLFGGLGTGIIGFLVGLVSGYYGGWVDEVLMRMTDLTFSLPFMPMALLLLTFVTPSIWLITLIIAGFLWKMPARVVRSEVLSVRERTFVKSARASGASDLRTMLLHVGPNVLPIGFLYTAYGVAWAIAAQASLAFLGFGDPTMTSWGRMLRQVFESGNMRIAWWWVFPPAIGIAAITTSVFLIGRAYEEVINPEIQTEQ